A window of Haliscomenobacter hydrossis DSM 1100 contains these coding sequences:
- the tsf gene encoding translation elongation factor Ts, whose protein sequence is MSVTITAADVKKLRDMTGAGMSDCKNALTEAEGDFDKAIENLRKKGQKLSLKRADRETTEGCVLALVSADKTRGVIVKLGCETDFVAKNEDFIALTRSFAELALAKFPENLEALLALPYEDITIGEKAIEQVGVIGEKIDVVYERLEAAMVCPYIHMGNKAGVLVGLSKAGDNFYDAGRDVAMQVAAMHPIALDKDDVDATVVEKEIEIGKELARNEGKPEEMLEKIALGRLNKFYKESTLVNQDFVKDNKLTIAAYLKSIDKDLAATGFKHVKLG, encoded by the coding sequence ATGAGCGTTACCATCACTGCCGCTGATGTAAAAAAATTGCGCGACATGACCGGTGCCGGTATGTCTGACTGCAAAAATGCATTGACCGAGGCTGAAGGGGATTTCGATAAAGCGATCGAAAATTTGCGCAAAAAAGGACAAAAATTGTCCCTCAAGCGTGCAGATCGCGAGACTACGGAAGGTTGTGTACTGGCCCTGGTGTCAGCAGACAAAACCCGTGGTGTCATCGTTAAACTGGGTTGTGAAACTGACTTCGTTGCCAAAAACGAAGATTTTATCGCACTGACTCGCAGTTTTGCCGAGCTCGCTTTGGCAAAATTTCCAGAAAATCTGGAAGCGCTGTTGGCGTTGCCATACGAAGACATTACCATCGGTGAAAAAGCCATCGAGCAAGTTGGTGTCATTGGCGAAAAAATTGACGTCGTATACGAGCGCCTTGAAGCAGCCATGGTATGTCCTTACATCCACATGGGCAACAAAGCCGGTGTTCTAGTAGGTTTGAGCAAAGCTGGCGACAACTTCTATGATGCCGGTCGTGATGTAGCCATGCAAGTTGCGGCGATGCACCCCATCGCTTTGGACAAAGATGATGTGGATGCTACGGTTGTCGAAAAAGAAATTGAAATCGGCAAAGAATTGGCGCGCAACGAAGGCAAACCTGAAGAAATGCTTGAAAAAATCGCCTTGGGCCGTTTGAATAAGTTCTACAAAGAAAGCACCCTGGTTAACCAGGACTTCGTGAAGGACAACAAACTGACCATCGCGGCTTACCTCAAGTCCATTGATAAAGACTTGGCCGCTACCGGCTTCAAGCACGTGAAACTGGGCTAA
- the pyrH gene encoding UMP kinase produces the protein MQLKYKRILLKLSGESLMGEQQFGIDASMLHHYANQIKVLVDVGVQVAVVIGGGNIFRGLSASKSGIERVQGDYMGMLATVINGMALQSALEGNGIYTRLISAIEMKQIAEPYIRRRAIRHLEKGRVVIFSAGTGSPYFTTDSAAALRANEINADVILKGTRVDGIYSADPEKDPTATKFDTLTYTKVISLGLGVMDMTAFTLCQENNIPIVVFDINVHENLMRIVRGESIGTLVEG, from the coding sequence ATGCAGCTCAAATACAAACGCATCCTGCTTAAACTCAGTGGAGAATCCTTAATGGGCGAACAGCAATTTGGCATCGACGCATCGATGTTGCACCATTACGCCAACCAAATCAAGGTTCTTGTCGACGTTGGGGTACAAGTGGCCGTAGTCATCGGTGGTGGCAACATCTTTCGGGGATTATCGGCTAGCAAATCGGGGATTGAGCGCGTACAAGGTGATTACATGGGCATGTTGGCTACTGTAATCAACGGGATGGCCCTACAAAGCGCCTTGGAAGGAAACGGTATTTATACCCGCCTCATCTCGGCGATTGAGATGAAACAAATCGCCGAGCCGTACATCCGCCGCCGGGCGATTCGCCACCTTGAAAAAGGTCGGGTGGTCATTTTTTCAGCGGGCACGGGTAGCCCTTATTTCACCACCGACTCGGCTGCCGCACTCCGCGCCAACGAAATCAACGCCGACGTCATTCTCAAAGGTACTCGGGTGGATGGCATCTATTCTGCCGATCCCGAAAAAGATCCCACCGCCACCAAATTTGATACCCTCACTTACACCAAAGTCATTAGCCTCGGCCTCGGGGTTATGGACATGACAGCTTTTACGCTTTGCCAGGAAAACAACATCCCGATTGTGGTTTTTGACATCAATGTGCACGAGAATTTAATGCGGATTGTGAGAGGGGAGAGTATTGGGACGCTGGTGGAAGGGTAG